The genomic interval CATGGCATGCGGCCAAAATTTCTTGGTGCGGGTTGGTTTATGCTTTTCAGCAAGAGAGCGCTTTTAGACAAGAGCTCACACTCTTTGTGCTGTTAGCGCCAATCGCGGCCGTACTTCCAATCACCTTGTTTGAAAAAGCATTACTCGTTTCATCGCTAATGATGGTTCTGGTTATCGAGCTTCTGAACTCTAGCGTGGAAGCTGCAATCGATCGCATCTCTTTTGATCATCATGATCTTTCAAAGCGTACCAAGGATCTTGGTAGTGCCGCTGTCGTGCTCGCTCTTTTGGTAGCCGCCCTTGTTTGGGCTGCTGTTTGTATTCCTTTGATTCTATAAGCGTCACATTCTTAATTTCATCACCAACAAAGGCTAGCCATGTCTGAAATCCCAAACCTAATCGGCTCATTTGAAATCTTTACACCCAAAAAAATTAAATGGCTAAAAAACCAAGCCAAATGCCTTTCAAAAACTTTCCAAAAAGTTGGCAAAGAAATGAGCCAAAAAACTATTCGGCAAAAAATTTGTTACCAAAACAAGAGCTGAATTAAGGGAAGCGGATGTTATCCCAAGCGCTCAAATTGCTAAACCCAAAAAAACCGGCTTTCGAAATTGTTTGGGCAAGCACTCCGAGTGAAGTCAAAGAAACGCAGAAACTACGCTACAAAGTATTTGCCGAAGAAATGGGAGCAAACTTGCGTCGTAACGTAGAAGGTCTTGATGTGGATGAATTTGACTCTTATTACGCCCATTTGCTGATTCGTGATCAGGATAGCTTCAAGGTAGTAGGCACCTATCGTGTCTTACCACCTCATAAGGCTCTTGCAATCGGTCGACTCTACTCAGATTCTGAATTTGACCTCTCTCGTATTGATTATCTTTGCCCGAAATTGGTAGATCTCGGCAGATCATGTGTCCATCAAGACTACCGCTCTGGCGCCGTCATATATGCAAAAGAATGGTTATGAAATTATGTTGGGATGCACCAGCATTCCGATGGCTGACGGTAGTCACTTTGCTGCAAGTCTGTATAACTCTTTAGGAAATGATCAAATGGCGCCGACCGAGTTCCATGCTTTCCCGCACTTACCATTGCCACTCGATAAATTAAATGGCGGCTTAGAGGTGCAACCCCCACCATTGATCAAAGGCTGCCTAAAGCTAGGCGCAAAAATTTGTAGCGCTCCAGCCTGGAATCCTGATTTCAACACAGCTGACTTATTAACAATGTTGCGCTTGTCAAAAATCAATCCACGCTATGCCAAGCATTTCTTAGGGCTGTAGCTTCTCTAGCGTCATTGAAAAAGCCACCTTAAGCGAGGTGGCTTTTTTATTGTTACTCTTATTTGTTTTTCTCCATCTTACCTACTTAAAACTCACTTGATAAGTTCGACCCACTCTATCCCATTCGGCAGCTTCCTTAAGCAGGCTAAATTCGGTTAGCGGGTGTTCTGCAACCCACTTCCTGGGAAGACTCACGAGATAGGATCCATCGTGCTCCGAGACCTTAACCTTAGGAAAGCTGGTATCATTTCGTCCACAACATAGCACCTGCGCTAAACGCAAGCAAAACAGCATGCGCCAGTCTTGGAAGTTAGGATTATTTGTTAACTTACCCAGCTTACCGGTATGCCCAATTAACAGCGCTGCAAGCCTTGCTTGGTCATTCTTAGAGAAGCCTGGCATATCCGCATTACCTGCAATGTAAGCAGAGTGTTTGTGATAACCGTTATGCGATATCGACAAGCCGATCTCATGTAAATTGGCAGCCCATTGCAGTAGCGCGACATTATCCGCCCTGCTCTCACCTTCCGGCTTAGGTAGTTGCTGCAAAAAATTGGTAGCCAATTGTCCAACTCGACTAGCCTGATCTCGATCGACAGAATAGCGCTGCATGAATTGCCCTACAGTCACGTAGCGCATGTCATGGTGCTGTGAACGTCCTAGTAAGTCATAGAGAACACCGCTCCGCAAAGCAGCATCAGTCACTTCCATCGCTTCGATACCCAGCTCATCGAATGCAGCGAGCATAATCGCTAAACCACCTGGCCATACTGAGCGACGATCATCCTTTAAGCCGATTAGATCAACTTGGTTGACATGCTCATGCTTGAGAAGATGTTTTTTGAGGTTTTTTAAACCCTCATGCGTAATCAAGCCACTTCCGCCATGCACGCGGCCCATGGTCAAGCTATCACCGTGATTGTTGAAATGGTTGTTTCCAATTAATTCCGCTAATGCTCTAGCGGTTCCAGATGAACCAATGACTTGATTCCAGCCACTTTTCAAATAGCCCCCTGAAATCACCTGGATTTCACGGCGCGCTGCTAACTCGGCGTCTTTGAAAGCATGGGCATCAATATTGCCTTTAGGAAAAAAACGTAGACTATGGGATACACAGCCAATGTAGAGACTTTCCATCAGCTTTGGCTCATACCCTTTGCCAATAATGAACTCGGTTGATCCCCCGCCGATATCAATCACTAATCGATTACCGTGCACAGCCGGCACTTCATGCGCCGCCCCAATATAAATGAGGCGCGCCTCCTCTACACCTGCAATAACCTCGATTGGAAAACCCAGAGCCTCTTCTGCATCTTTCACAAATTGCGAGGCATTTTTTGCGACACGCAAGGTATTGGTGGCAACGGCCCTAACATTAGCAGGATCAAACTCACGAATACGCTCACCAAAACGTCTTATAGCGACAAGCCCTCGCTGATAGGCATCATTCCCCAGAAGCTTATTCTCGGTTAAGCCAGCCGCTAGACGTACAGTCTCACGCAAGGTATCAATCGGGCGGAGTTGGGTTCCAGAAGGTGTATTAACAGCCTGAGCTACAAGCATTCGAAAACTATTGGACCCGAGATCGACAGCAGCGGCCACGAGGTCTGCCGAATTTGCTGAAGGATCTAACGGATTACTGGCCAAAATGTTTCCCAAAAAAATGGAATGCTGCGTCAATTGTGTCTATTTTATGAAAAAACCATGACACATTGATGAAAAACGCAGTCAGCCTTTACGGCTGGGATGATTAGGCTCAATCTAGGCGGCTAAATTTTGCTCAGAGCTTGAACAATCACGATTTCCAAAACTACACAAAATACAGCAATCACCTGACTTGGGCTTCAGAATCGCACTACAAGAACGGCAACGGTATAGATGAGGAGGGATGTACAGCGCTCCACTTGAATAGACTCCGTAGCATGGCAATATGGACCAGTTAGGATGGATTCACAATCTTGGATAGTTGTATTCAACATCTTATAATGAAGCAAGATTATTGCAATATTGTGTCAATAGTTTTGATAAGTCTAGTCTGTAGCACTAGGACTCCAGAATGCTGGTATAATAAAATCTTGATTGGTTATTTTTTCAATTAATCGATCCATCTCATCGCCGTCAACTGCGGAAGTGGTCAATACCGCCTGCATTTCCACATCATCAGAACCAAACTGATGAACCTCAATATCCTGAGTCTGGAACCCTGCTGCTTCTAAAGTCTGAATAAATTGCTTCAATGCATGCGTTTGAGCGTGCTTCGATGTAATGATGTATACTGAATTAGTAACTTCAACCGCATCCGTATCCAAAGGTTGTTTTTTAATAAAGCTAACTATTGGCCGCAATCATAAAGATCGTCGCAAGCGCTGCTTCTAGAATTAAATCAGCGCCTGCAACTGCACCAGATGTCCACAGGGTTGCAGCGGTATTAATACCTCTGACATTGCCCTCCTCTCGCATCATCACACCAGCGCCCAAAAATTCAACCCCGGACACTACATAAGCCATGACATGTACTGCACCCTCATGGCCAGTGAGGCGATTTGCAGCATCTACAAATATTGTCGCACCCAAGGCTAATTACTGAATCTGTTAGCGATCCATAGTTAATATTGTTGATAAATTCCATAAAGCTATTTTGCTCCAAGCCCTACAGACTTCACCATCACTTTAAATACTTCAGTGTTGTCCATAAAACCTTTGCATTTCTCTGAGAATGGCCCCATGGCATTCAAGACAGCGTCATCCAACTTTGGATGCCTAGTCTCGTAATGATCAAGGTAGTTTCCGTAAAAGAATGCAAGGCGCTTTGAGACATCAATTTCATTCGGATAGCCCTTAGCTGCCTTTTGGGATAATTTGGGTAACCCGCTGCAGCGTAGACGCCCCCTTTTTCACACAAGGGTCCTGGTGAACCACCCCACCAATCGAGCCACTATGGGTGTGGTCTGGCGTAACGATGATTAGAGTATCCGGATGTTTTTTGGCAAAGTCTTTTGCGATTTGCACTGCATTACTCAACATAATGGTGTCAAACGCAGCACGCTCCCAATCTAGTGAAGGATTAAATTTATCAATTAACGCTGCCTCTACCATCAAGAAAAATCCATAGGGATTTCTGGAAAGCATATCTAGGGCAGATTGCGTCATCTCGGTAAGGTCAGGTTGATTGGGATACTGCTCTACCGTATTCTTTTTTAGATAAAGACGATCCAATGATCCATCCATATTGTCAGGATGAAAAACCCCAAATAGCTTTTTGGGTCAAATTAGACTATCTACCAAAAACATGACAAACCCATGACTACCGCTTAAAGCTTAATGGACTGAGTCTTAGCTCTTGGCGGGGCCGTAAGTCTGCCACTTTTCACGGCCTCCTGCTCGTTTTGCTTTGCGCGCATGCCCAAGGGCAAGAGCCCAACCAAATAGCTTTGAATAATCTGTAAAGTTTTTAAGGGAAACTCCGCCAGGACCAATTGGAATTCCACCCTTCATATCGCGTAATTGGCGCATGTAAAAACCTTCACTTCGATCGCTATCAAATTGCATAGAGCCAAAGTTCAAAAAGATATCTGGTGTGCCCTGCAATAATCTTTGACCAGCAACTACGCGATGACCCATATCACGGTAAACCGATTTACCTCAATAAGGACTCAACACTGATCTTTGAGCTTCTTGATATTGCAAAAAGAGAGAGGCACTCTCGCTATCTCCCTCAAAATACAGCACTAACTACCTTGCAGGCATAGTCTTTAAGGCTGTAGCGCTCAAATAGAATTTGGCGATCTAACAGCAAAGTACTGGAATAGTTTAATAAAGCCTTATCAATGAGAGTCTCTAGGGGCACTCCATCAGCGTTTTTTTGAAATGCTCAATCAAGGGAGGCTTATTAATGATTTTTCTATGCTTACCAACTAAAGTAGTCAGCGTCTGCAATACCTGAATATTGCTTTGACCTTTTATATCTTTGAAATATGCGTCAATCTGCTTTTGATGCTCTTTACAAAAATTTTTGCGAATATCGGATTCACTAATAAATTGCTGAGCTAGATCGAGGTACGGCATTTTGGCATATTGCAGCATGCGCTTTTGATATTCAGCACAAATACGCATCACTATTTTTTGACTTAAGGACTTGTTACCACCA from Polynucleobacter necessarius carries:
- a CDS encoding diacylglycerol kinase — translated: MNSPYHINQNPHQGNRGLARAWHAAKISWCGLVYAFQQESAFRQELTLFVLLAPIAAVLPITLFEKALLVSSLMMVLVIELLNSSVEAAIDRISFDHHDLSKRTKDLGSAAVVLALLVAALVWAAVCIPLIL
- a CDS encoding Ppx/GppA phosphatase family protein, translated to MLVAQAVNTPSGTQLRPIDTLRETVRLAAGLTENKLLGNDAYQRGLVAIRRFGERIREFDPANVRAVATNTLRVAKNASQFVKDAEEALGFPIEVIAGVEEARLIYIGAAHEVPAVHGNRLVIDIGGGSTEFIIGKGYEPKLMESLYIGCVSHSLRFFPKGNIDAHAFKDAELAARREIQVISGGYLKSGWNQVIGSSGTARALAELIGNNHFNNHGDSLTMGRVHGGSGLITHEGLKNLKKHLLKHEHVNQVDLIGLKDDRRSVWPGGLAIMLAAFDELGIEAMEVTDAALRSGVLYDLLGRSQHHDMRYVTVGQFMQRYSVDRDQASRVGQLATNFLQQLPKPEGESRADNVALLQWAANLHEIGLSISHNGYHKHSAYIAGNADMPGFSKNDQARLAALLIGHTGKLGKLTNNPNFQDWRMLFCLRLAQVLCCGRNDTSFPKVKVSEHDGSYLVSLPRKWVAEHPLTEFSLLKEAAEWDRVGRTYQVSFK
- a CDS encoding GDCCVxC domain-containing (seleno)protein; its protein translation is MPCYGVYSSGALYIPPHLYRCRSCSAILKPKSGDCCILCSFGNRDCSSSEQNLAA
- a CDS encoding MgtC/SapB family protein, which gives rise to MGATIFVDAANRLTGHEGAVHVMAYVVSGVEFLGAGVMMREEGNVRGINTAATLWTSGAVAGADLILEAALATIFMIAANS
- a CDS encoding alkaline phosphatase, whose amino-acid sequence is MDGSLDRLYLKKNTVEQYPNQPDLTEMTQSALDMLSRNPYGFFLMVEAALIDKFNPSLDWERAAFDTIMLSNAVQIAKDFAKKHPDTLIIVTPDHTHSGSIGGVVHQDPCVKKGASTLQRVTQIIPKGS
- a CDS encoding DUF2252 family protein, which codes for MKSLIPIRYERMLQSPFAFYRGGAAIMAQDLAYQPTTDITVQLFGDMHVSNFGLFGTAEHRLVFGINDFDETLSGSLEWDLKRLLASVVIACESNGGNKSLSQKIVMRICAEYQKRMLQYAKMPYLDLAQQFISESDIRKNFCKEHQKQIDAYFKDIKGQSNIQVLQTLTTLVGKHRKIINKPPLIEHFKKTLMECP